The Methanofollis sp. genome includes a region encoding these proteins:
- the purS gene encoding phosphoribosylformylglycinamidine synthase subunit PurS: protein MKYTAKITIALKDGMLNPEARAIQHALANLGFTTESLSTARVFFVTLEAASADAAQAEAEKMCERLLANPVIHRYEVEVAA, encoded by the coding sequence ATGAAGTACACTGCCAAGATCACGATTGCCCTGAAAGACGGGATGCTCAACCCCGAGGCGCGTGCGATCCAGCACGCCCTCGCGAACCTTGGATTCACGACTGAGTCCCTCTCCACCGCGAGGGTCTTCTTCGTCACCCTCGAAGCCGCAAGCGCCGACGCCGCACAGGCCGAGGCCGAGAAGATGTGCGAGCGCCTGCTCGCGAACCCGGTCATCCACCGCTACGAGGTCGAGGTCGCAGCATGA
- a CDS encoding ferredoxin-thioredoxin reductase catalytic domain-containing protein gives MTDIAQEELEEQILKWAKDYALKNGWTLNPDGKQLQTVIRGLARNTIRFGEQYCPCRLRSGDAEEDKKIVCPCIYHRDEVENEGQCHCRLYFQKTDA, from the coding sequence ATGACAGATATCGCACAGGAAGAACTCGAAGAGCAGATCCTGAAGTGGGCAAAGGATTACGCCCTGAAAAACGGCTGGACGCTCAACCCGGACGGCAAACAGTTGCAGACCGTGATCAGGGGGCTTGCACGGAACACGATCCGGTTCGGCGAGCAGTACTGCCCCTGCCGCCTCAGGAGCGGCGATGCCGAGGAGGATAAAAAGATCGTCTGCCCCTGCATCTACCATCGGGACGAGGTGGAGAACGAAGGGCAGTGCCACTGCCGCCTCTATTTCCAGAAGACGGACGCATAA
- a CDS encoding MFS transporter, with amino-acid sequence MLKELKSVLALSFGHLVIDIYSPVIPAVLPLLIATHGWSYFLAGLLVAAFNITSSLLQPAVGYLSDRRGFSVPFAVPFLIASLCIGAFGLVGDYPLLLLCAALAAFGAATFHPLALSAVNRASRNENRGRLTSIFVIGGNLGFALGPVLAGFAVSALGLPGLLVLAVIGIVTALLSPLIFPRESVEAGHKVRPAVREAPASYRPIALIIAVGALRSWVIFSAIAYLPTYFHEHLGADLVTATTLVSLMLVAGVVGQYVGGVLSDTYGRKEWTVFGLAASVPFFVLFLTSSGAFSYVALLIFGFFLWSTFSVTVAMAQEVMPGNVGLASGLMLGLAVGAGGIGVAVSGAIADASSLGTALATLPLPIAAALLLVFAVPYPWKALAGMRVSGGRG; translated from the coding sequence GTGCTCAAGGAACTGAAGTCGGTTCTTGCCCTCTCCTTTGGCCACCTCGTTATTGACATCTACTCGCCGGTCATCCCGGCCGTCCTCCCCCTCCTCATCGCCACGCACGGCTGGTCGTACTTCCTTGCCGGTCTCCTCGTCGCCGCGTTCAACATCACCTCCTCTCTCCTCCAGCCTGCTGTCGGCTACCTCTCGGACAGGCGGGGCTTTTCCGTTCCTTTTGCCGTCCCCTTCCTCATCGCCTCCCTCTGCATCGGGGCCTTCGGTCTTGTCGGCGACTACCCCCTCCTCCTCCTCTGCGCTGCCCTCGCCGCTTTCGGCGCCGCGACCTTCCACCCCCTCGCCCTCTCGGCAGTGAACAGGGCGAGCAGGAACGAGAACCGGGGGAGGCTCACATCCATTTTCGTTATCGGGGGCAACCTCGGCTTCGCCCTCGGTCCGGTCCTCGCCGGTTTCGCGGTGAGCGCCCTCGGCCTCCCCGGCCTCCTCGTCCTCGCCGTCATCGGTATCGTCACCGCCCTCCTCTCGCCGCTGATCTTCCCCCGCGAGAGTGTCGAAGCCGGACATAAAGTCCGGCCCGCGGTGCGTGAGGCCCCTGCCTCCTACCGGCCTATCGCTCTCATAATCGCCGTGGGGGCGCTGCGCTCCTGGGTGATCTTCTCGGCCATCGCCTATCTGCCGACCTACTTCCACGAGCACCTTGGCGCCGACCTCGTCACCGCTACCACCCTCGTCTCCCTGATGCTCGTCGCCGGGGTTGTCGGGCAGTATGTCGGCGGCGTCCTCTCCGACACCTACGGAAGGAAGGAGTGGACTGTCTTCGGCCTTGCCGCCTCTGTCCCTTTCTTCGTCCTCTTCCTCACTTCGTCGGGCGCCTTCTCGTACGTCGCACTCCTCATCTTCGGCTTCTTCCTCTGGTCCACCTTCTCGGTCACGGTGGCGATGGCGCAGGAGGTGATGCCCGGCAATGTCGGGCTCGCCTCAGGGCTGATGCTCGGCCTTGCCGTCGGTGCGGGCGGGATTGGCGTCGCCGTCTCCGGTGCGATAGCCGACGCCTCCTCCCTCGGGACTGCCCTCGCCACCCTCCCCCTCCCGATTGCCGCGGCCCTCCTCCTCGTCTTCGCCGTCCCGTACCCCTGGAAGGCGCTGGCCGGGATGAGGGTGTCGGGCGGGCGGGGATGA
- the purQ gene encoding phosphoribosylformylglycinamidine synthase I → MKFAVVQFGGSNCDRDVQYVLADVCGVDCDLVWYKDGLKQDYDAIVIPGGFSYGDYLRAGAIAARTPVMDAIRRHADAGRLVLGICNGAQIGAESGMVPGTFTTNATPKFICRPVCLRVETADSPFTRLYKKGEVVRIPIAHKEGRYVATPATLASLNAEDRVVFRFCDEAGNVTPAVNPNGAAENITGIIGGRAKNVLCMMPHPERASEEVLGSADGKKIFLSMIKTIEEQD, encoded by the coding sequence ATGAAGTTCGCGGTGGTCCAGTTCGGAGGGAGCAACTGCGACCGCGATGTCCAGTATGTCCTTGCCGACGTCTGCGGCGTGGACTGCGACCTCGTCTGGTACAAGGACGGGCTGAAGCAGGACTATGACGCTATCGTCATTCCGGGCGGCTTCAGTTACGGCGACTACCTGAGGGCCGGGGCGATCGCCGCACGGACGCCGGTGATGGACGCGATCCGCCGCCATGCAGATGCAGGCAGGCTTGTCCTCGGGATCTGCAACGGCGCCCAGATCGGGGCGGAGAGCGGGATGGTGCCCGGCACCTTCACGACCAATGCCACGCCGAAGTTCATCTGCAGGCCGGTCTGCCTGCGGGTCGAGACTGCGGACTCGCCCTTCACCCGCCTGTATAAGAAGGGCGAGGTGGTCAGGATCCCGATCGCCCACAAGGAGGGGCGGTACGTCGCAACCCCGGCGACCCTCGCAAGCCTCAACGCGGAGGACAGGGTCGTGTTCAGGTTCTGCGACGAGGCAGGGAATGTCACCCCGGCGGTGAACCCGAACGGCGCAGCGGAGAACATCACCGGCATCATCGGCGGCAGGGCGAAAAACGTCCTCTGCATGATGCCGCACCCGGAGCGCGCCTCAGAAGAGGTGCTCGGCTCTGCCGACGGGAAGAAGATCTTCCTTTCCATGATCAAGACGATCGAGGAACAGGACTGA
- a CDS encoding METTL5 family protein, which produces MRLRHLEMTLQKLSGFPAPKPALEQYATPATVAARLLHHAAGEGAIEGKRVLDLGCGTGMLACGASLIGAGEVVGVDVDMGALRTAQANAALIGAEVDLVCGEIGPTFPLKPRTFDTAVMNPPFGAQKKHADRPFIDCALASADVVYGIFNAGSRPFIETYISGRGRITSAVEGSFTIPRTFAFHRRDRLDIPVEILRIERC; this is translated from the coding sequence ATGCGCCTGCGGCACCTTGAGATGACACTCCAGAAACTCTCCGGATTTCCTGCGCCAAAGCCGGCGCTCGAGCAGTACGCCACGCCGGCGACTGTCGCCGCCCGTCTCCTCCACCATGCCGCGGGGGAGGGTGCGATCGAGGGGAAACGCGTCCTCGACCTCGGCTGCGGCACCGGGATGCTCGCCTGCGGCGCCTCCCTCATCGGGGCCGGAGAGGTCGTCGGGGTCGACGTCGACATGGGGGCCCTGCGGACCGCGCAGGCGAACGCCGCCCTTATCGGTGCGGAGGTCGACCTCGTCTGCGGGGAAATCGGCCCGACCTTCCCTCTCAAGCCCCGGACCTTCGACACCGCCGTCATGAACCCCCCCTTCGGCGCCCAGAAAAAGCACGCCGACCGCCCCTTCATCGACTGCGCCCTCGCCTCGGCCGACGTCGTCTACGGTATCTTCAACGCCGGGTCACGCCCCTTTATCGAGACCTATATCTCCGGCCGCGGCCGGATCACCTCCGCAGTCGAGGGCTCCTTCACCATCCCGCGGACATTTGCCTTCCACCGCCGCGACCGCCTCGATATCCCGGTCGAGATCCTGCGGATCGAGAGGTGTTGA